From Ipomoea triloba cultivar NCNSP0323 chromosome 5, ASM357664v1, the proteins below share one genomic window:
- the LOC116019735 gene encoding pentatricopeptide repeat-containing protein At3g49170, chloroplastic codes for MISLSLPAPSKLASSPSIKPRSISTQNPASVQYQKSTDFETLKGRLIRQANGGNIRQAISTLDLIAQMGFTPDLTSYTVLLKSCIRTRSFELGKSIHSRLAASQLEPDSIVLNSLISLYAKCSDWETAKGIFDGMGARRDLVSWSAMISCYAHCNMEMEAVSTFFRMVEFGEHPNQFCFSAAIKACCNATYAWIGLVVFGFVIKTGYFDSDVCVGCALVDLFTKGFGDLESAQKVFDKMPEKNSVSWTLMITRFSQLGSPRDAIDQFEQMLLTGFSPDRFTLSSVLSACAEVGWLSFGQQLHCWVVKSGLSKDVCVGCSLVNMYSKCAADGSMDNSRKVFDRMPDHNVMSWTAAITGYVQTGIGDREAIDLYCRMIEGRVKPNHFTFSSLLKACGNLSSPDIGEQIYNHAVKSGLAGVNCVANALISMYAKSGRMEDARKAFEFLFEKNLVSYNIIVDGYAKNSDSLEAFELYSQTEESGVGVDAFTFASLLSAAASIGAVGKGEEIHARLLKTGFQSNQSVCNALISMYSRCGNIEAALRVFDEMENRNIISWTAIITGFAKHGFAKTALELFSQMLRAGVKPNEVTYVAVLSACSHVGLVDAGWQHFNSMSKEHGISPRMEHYACMVDLLGRSGHLEKAVQFIKSMPFTPGALVWRTLLGACQVHGNVELGEHAAKMILSQDPNDPAAHVLLSNLYASNGNWGEVAQIRKDMKERKLVKEAGYSWIETENRINKFYVGDTKHPLAKEIYQELDRLATKIKALGYTPDTNLVLHEVEEEQKEQYLFQHSEKIAVAFGLISTSKPKPIRIFKNLRVCRDCHTAMKYISVATGREIVVRDSNRFHHIKDGACSCNDYW; via the coding sequence ATGATAAGCCTATCTCTTCCCGCTCCCTCCAAACTCGCTTCTTCTCCATCGATCAAACCCAGAAGCATTTCTACCCAAAACCCCGCTTCTGTTCAATATCAGAAAAGCACAGATTTTGAGACTCTCAAAGGCCGTTTGATTCGCCAGGCAAATGGAGGGAACATCCGCCAAGCAATTTCGACGCTTGATCTCATTGCCCAGATGGGCTTCACCCCAGACCTCACCTCCTACACCGTCCTCCTCAAATCTTGCATCAGAACCCGAAGCTTTGAACTGGGCAAGTCAATCCACTCCAGACTCGCCGCTTCGCAGCTCGAACCGGACTCGATTGTTCTCAACTCGCTGATAAGCTTGTATGCGAAATGTAGCGACTGGGAAACTGCAAAAGGAATTTTCGACGGAATGGGTGCGAGGAGAGATTTGGTTTCTTGGAGTGCGATGATTTCGTGCTATGCTCATTGTAATATGGAAATGGAAGCCGTTTCAACGTTCTTTCGAATGGTTGAATTCGGAGAGCACCCGAATCAGTTCTGCTTCTCCGCTGCGATTAAAGCTTGCTGTAATGCAACGTACGCTTGGATTGGATTGGTAGTTTTTGGATTTGTGATTAAAACCGGGTATTTTGATTCTGATGTTTGTGTTGGATGCGCATTGGTTGATTTGTTTACTAAAGGATTTGGAGACTTAGAATCCGCCCAGAAAGTGTTCGACAAAATGCCTGAGAAAAACTCTGTTTCGTGGACGCTGATGATCACTAGGTTCTCTCAGTTGGGTAGTCCAAGAGATGCAATTGATCAGTTCGAGCAGATGTTATTGACCGGGTTCAGCCCGGATCGTTTTACTCTTAGTAGTGTTTTATCAGCTTGTGCTGAGGTGGGGTGGCTATCATTTGGGCAGCAGCTGCATTGTTGGGTGGTGAAATCTGGGTTGTCTAAGGATGTTTGTGTGGGATGCAGTTTGGTCAACATGTACTCTAAATGTGCTGCAGATGGATCCATGGACAATTCGAGGAAGGTTTTCGATCGAATGCCTGATCATAATGTAATGTCTTGGACTGCAGCCATCACTGGATATGTACAGACTGGGATTGGTGACAGGGAAGCTATTGACTTGTATTGTAGGATGATAGAGGGCCGAGTGAAACCTAACCATTTTACGTTTTCTAGTCTTTTGAAGGCGTGTGGAAATCTTTCGTCTCCTGATATTGGTGAGCAGATTTATAATCATGCAGTGAAATCGGGCCTTGCAGGTGTGAACTGTGTGGCGAACGCTTTGATTAGTATGTATGCTAAGTCCGGTAGGATGGAAGATGCCCGGAAAGCTTTTGAATTTCTGTTTGAAAAGAATTTGGTTTCGTACAATATAATTGTCGATGGCTATGCCAAGAATTCAGATTCCTTGGAAGCTTTTGAACTTTATAGCCAAACTGAAGAGTCTGGAGTTGGAGTTGATGCTTTCACCTTTGCTAGTCTTTTGAGTGCTGCTGCAAGTATAGGGGCAGTTGGTAAGGGTGAAGAAATTCACGCTCGGTTGCTAAAAACCGGGTTTCAGTCTAATCAATCTGTATGCAACGCCTTGATATCCATGTATTCCAGATGTGGTAACATCGAGGCTGCTCTTCGGGTTTTCGATGAAATGGAAAACCGGAACATAATATCTTGGACTGCAATCATAACAGGTTTCGCGAAACATGGTTTTGCCAAGACGGCTTTAGAGTTGTTCAGTCAGATGCTCAGGGCAGGCGTAAAACCAAACGAGGTCACCTATGTTGCGGTTCTATCAGCTTGCAGCCATGTCGGTTTGGTAGATGCCGGATGGCAGCATTTCAACTCAATGTCCAAAGAACACGGGATCAGTCCAAGGATGGAACATTACGCGTGTATGGTTGATCTGCTGGGAAGATCCGGGCATCTTGAAAAGGCGGTCCAGTTCATCAAATCAATGCCTTTCACCCCCGGTGCCCTAGTCTGGCGCACATTGCTCGGAGCTTGCCAGGTTCATGGAAACGTGGAGCTTGGAGAACACGCTGCTAAAATGATCCTCTCCCAGGACCCAAACGACCCAGCAGCACACGTTCTGCTGTCCAACTTATACGCCTCGAATGGCAACTGGGGAGAAGTAGCGCAAATCAGGAAAGACATGAAAGAACGAAAACTGGTCAAGGAAGCCGGGTATAGCTGGATAGAAACCGAGAACAGGATAAACAAGTTTTACGTAGGGGACACGAAGCACCCCCTGGCAAAGGAGATCTACCAAGAACTGGATCGACTAGCTACGAAAATAAAGGCGTTAGGGTACACCCCGGACACAAACTTGGTGCTCCATGAAGTGGAGGAGGAGCAGAAGGAGCAATATCTGTTCCAGCACAGCGAGAAAATCGCAGTGGCTTTCGGGCTGATCAGCACATCCAAACCAAAACCCATTCGCATATTCAAGAACCTGAGAGTTTGCAGGGATTGCCACACTGCCATGAAGTACATATCAGTTGCTACTGGGAGAGAAATAGTGGTGAGAGATTCCAATAGATTTCACCATATCAAAGATGGAGCTTGCTCCTGCAATGACTACTGGTAA